The sequence TTGGCAGGGGTTAACTTCTTTGTCAGGAGTTCAGAGGCAGGTAAATTTTGGATGAGGGAATGTATTTATAGATTTTTAAATCTACGGACTTTTATTTGTTGGCTTCTTTTGATGGCTTCTTTTGTTTGTTGATCTGGTCAGGTGGTTTCTATGGTCCTTATATCTTGGTTCAAAGAATTAAAAGACATTTCCAAGGCTGATGAAGTCATTGCTGGGATTTCAAGCAAATTTAGGCTATGTTTGTTGGATTTATTAACTTGCAGTAACCATGCATATCCCACAAAAGATTCTCTCCTACCTTATGCTGAACTCTCTAGAACATATAGTAAGATGCGCAATGAGGCAAGTCAATTGTATACTGCTACGGAGTCATCTGGCTTGTACAGTGATCTCTTGTCATCTATTGAAGTGGACATTCAGAGTTTGACTGCAGATGATGCTTTGAGTTTTGCATCAAAGCTTACATTTACGGGTAATGGTATTTCTGAAGTGGAATTTGATGGACGGAATCTGTTTGAGGAATTGGAGTCTCTTAAGCAGAAACTATTAACAACTTCTGGATATTTGAAATGTGTTCAGGTACCTTTTAGTTGCAAATAGAGCAAAATAGTCATAAAGCAGCTTTGTAACTTAGATCTATCATTTTTCTGTGAGCACTCATCGTTCCAGAATAATTGTTAGTTATATCTGCTCTCCCTGGAGAGTTTCCAGAGATTTTCTGACATTCAGATTGCTATTTTCTTGTGGTTTCAGAATAATTTGCATCTCACTGTCTCAGCTTTACTAGCAGCTGCAGTTGTTTGGATGTCAGAGCTTCCGGCAAAACTCAATCCAATCATTCTGCCTATAATGTCTTCCATCAAAAGAGAACAGGTATTTTGTACTCATAATCCAGAAACACCAGTAGTGTATTGAATAAGTATAAATCTTCGTGATAAGTGAAGGAGCTGTCTATTTCATTATTTCGCGATTCACTTAACACCCTGTTATTATGATTTGCCCTGAAGGAGGAAATACTTCAAAATAAGGCTGCTGAATCGTTAGCAGAGCTTATTTATCACTGCATCGGACGCAAACCCAGTCCAAATGACAAGCTTATCAAGAATTTATGTACTTTTGCATGCATGGATCCTTGTGAAACTCCCCAGGCAGGAGCTCTAAGTTCTGTTGAGTTAATTGAAGATCATGATCTATTAGCCTTTGGGAGTAGTAGCGGTAGACATAGATCAAAAGTTAATATGCTCCCTGCTGGGGAAGACCGATCAAAGGCTGAAGGTTACATTAGCAGACGGGGTTCTGAACTTGCATTGAAATATTTATGCATGAGGTTTGGTGGTTCTTTGTTTGACAAACTTCCTAAGATCTGGCATTGCCTTGTTGAGGTCCTCAAGCCTTGTAATCATGAATGCCTGACTCCAGAAGACGAAAAGCTGATTGATCAGTCTATTAATTCTGTTAAAGATCCTCAGATTTTGATAAACAATATTCAAGTAAGCATTCTGCTTTTTGTTCAATGACACAAGTAAAACTAAATCAGTTTGTTGCACAGAATCTTCAGTAACTAAAGTTAATGAAAAATCATTTCTCCTTGAGTCTTACTTGGCAAAATAGTTGCAGGTGAATGCAAAATAAACTTATCAAAAAAGCAGTAGGTTTTGCTATGCTTTGTGAGTATCACCACAAAGTACATGAAGATACTTCTGATAGTAAATATGGCATTTATTGGGACTACTTTGAAGATCCTGTGCACCTTACTTCTTATATTTTATTGTCTCCGTGTCATGTCACATGTGACTGGAATGAACCTAATGATACGTATTTGTACATGCTTGCACTATTAAGAGTCAACAACATTTTTTTATGCATTATAATGATAAATGACTGCGCAATAGGATAACTTTAATGCTGATCTCAGGTTAATTATCTTCTGTTCTTTTCTTATTCCTTTCCTTTGGTTTGTGGCAGGTGATTCGTTCTATTGCTCCTTCCTTGGAGGCATCACTCAGGCTGAAAATCCTAACTCTCTTACCATGTATTTTTAGATGTGTCAGACATTCTCATATTGCTGTAAGATTAGCTGCATCACGATGTATCACAGCAATGGCCAAGTCAATGACTTTGGATGTTATGGCGCCCCTTATTGAGAATGTTGTTCCTATGTTAGGTGATATGTCATCTGTGCATGCCAGACAAGGAGCTGGCATGCTTGTTAGTTTGCTAGTACATGGGTTGGGTTTGGAACTGGTCCCATACGCTCCTTTGTTGGTTGTCCCTCTTTTACGGTGCATGAGTGACTGTGATCACTCGGTTAGACAGAGTGTAACACATAGTTTTGCTGCCCTGGTGCCACTTCTTCCGCTAGCACGTGGTGTGTCTCCACCGGTTGGTCTGACTGACCGTTTGTCTAAAAATAAGGAGGATGCACAATTTCTGGAGCAACTAGTTGACAATTCTCATATTGATGACTTCAAACTCCCATTTGAGCTAAAAGTGACTCTTCGGAGGTAACTCCACCTTTTCTGACAATACTTGTGCTTTCTGGAgtaaatttaattaaagaagTGTAACACATGAGGATTTATTGTTGTCAGTGCAGTTGGAAGCATAGTCTTCTCTTTCAATAGCAATGATACTCTTTGGCAGGCTCAGTTTTTGATTCATAGATTTAGAAATAGTTCATATTGTCCCAGCATTTTGTTGGTCTTTTTGGTTAGGAAGGAAAAGGACCATAATTGAAGGCTTGAAGGAATCCCTTCATGATGTCTTGGAGAAGATAGTTTTTTGGGTCAGCTGTGGTTTAACAAAGACTTAATTGAATTTGATGCTACTAGAAAATTTAGTATGTCATCTAGTTACTCTATTTATTTGGGACTCTTTCAACTTTTTCAAGGGGATTTTCATCTGTATGATAAGAGAGCATATTGCCTAGGATAAGTCTTATTCcaaatattaatgtattattCTCATCTCTCAATTCTGATTTTCATTTTTGCCTGCCATCAAGACTTTCCTTTCAATGGTATATGTTGTTTTTTTTTACCGTTTTTGGTTTCCTCTTTATGTTCAGGTATCAACAAGAAGGTATAAACTGGCTAGCATTTTTAAGACGGTTTAATCTTCACGGAATTTTATGTGATGATATGGGCCTTGGTAAGACCCTTCAATCATCAGCAATTGTGGCATCTGATATAGCAGAGCATGTTGCTGCAAATAAGGGTGAGGATTTGCCACCGTCGTTAATTATATGTCCTTCAACCCTTGTTGGACACTGGGTCTACGAGATAGAGAAGTTTATTGATCCTTCTCTTTTGACAACACTTCAATACATTGGTTCTGCCCAAGAGCGATCTTCGCTGCGACCACAATTTAGCAAGCATAATGCAATTGTAACTTCATATGATGTCGTCCGGAAAGATATTGATCATCTCAAGCAGTTCTTCTGGAATTACTGCGTCCTAGATGAAGGACACATTATAAAGAACTCAAAGTCTAAAGTCACAGTTGCTGTGAAACAGATTAAGGCTAAACATCGCCTCATATTGAGTGGAACACCAATCCAGGTTTGTCATCTGATTTAAGTTCTTCTGGCAAGCATAAGTTTGTGCCGATTGCTTACAAAAAACACTTTCTGTTTGCAGAACAACGTGTTGGATCTTTGGTCTCTTTTTGACTTCCTTATGCCAGGTTTTCTTGGAACAGAAAGACAAGTATGCCATATATTTCTCACTTTTGGACACtgttttttctttgtttatcCATGGGGTTATGATTAATGGATCATGCTATTTCAGTATTTTGTAGCCTCATATGCTTGTTGACTAACACTCTTGTGCAGTATATACTaagaatttgaaataaatttatatatgctATGCATCATCTGCAATTCTAAGACTTGAGGAAATGATTGGCTGTTCATGCTTTCTAGTGCATTGGTATCCATATGGCAGAGCATGATTCTGGGGATATATCTGGGTTCTCTTGGAAATAGCATGTGAAGTTACTCGTAGTTCTAAGTGCAATTAGGTCTTGTTAATGCGGATAGCTGATATCAAGAGGATTGCCTGTGGAAATTGGAAACTGAATATATCGTAATTATTTTCCTCTTCTACCAGAGTCGTATTTAAGTGGGAAGGATATATTAGTCTCCATGTGGAAACcgtaaaattttaaatatgggATGTAGAGGTACACCTAGCATGAATTATGATTAGAAGATTGCAGCAGACcatgttgtgtgtgtgtgtgtgcgtgcgtGCTTTGATATACAAGCTCCATGAACGATGAACCCAAAGGTCGCTAGCCTTCTAGGTTGGGGATTTTGTTACCGTATCTCTGCTCTActacaaaacaaaaataaaatatttagttgGTGGTTGGTTTGTGGTCAATAGAATTAGCCAATTAGGGAATGAGAATACGTGGGTAATCATTAGTCTAAGCTTGGTGCTTCAACAATGTTTATTCTAATATAATGTGATGGACCATTTGTTTGTCATTAGTCTAAGCATGGTGCTTCAACAGTTTCAGGCCACCTATGGGAAACCTCTGTTAGCAGCCCGGGATCCCAAATGTTCAGCAAAAGATGCAGAAGCAGGGGTACTGGCAATGGAAGCATTGCACAAGCAGGTGTTTGGCTTAATTGTTAATCTTCTATTTTCTGGAACAATCTACCAGCATTTAGATGAGTTCTGAATTCGTTAACTGTTTTGTCTGGGTGGTTCTTCTCAATTATAGGTCATGCCTTTCCTTTTGCGCCGTACAAAAGATGAAGTTTTATCTGATCTGCCTGAGAAGATTATTCAGGACAGATATTGTGACTTGAGTCCTGTACAACTGAAACTATATGAGCAGTTTTCTGGTTCCCATGTTAGAAAAGAAATCTCAAATATAGTAACGGAAAATGAAGATGCAGGAGCGGCTCCTAAGGCATCTTCACATGTTTTCCAGGTATTTAGTGTTCTTGTGACAAATCTACTTAAATTTATCATGCCCTAATAACCTATATGTTCTCTGTTTCAGGCACTTCAGTATTTGTTGAAACTTTGTAGTCATCCGTTACTGGTTGTTGGTGAAAGAATTCCAGATTCACTGCTACCTGTTCTATCTGAACTTGTTCCTGCGAACTCTGATATCGCTTCAGAGCTTCATAAGCTATACCATTCTCCTAAACTTGTTGCTCTCCAGGAGATAATGGAAGAGTGCGGAATAGGTGTCGATGCTTCCAATTCTGAGGGTGCAATTACTGTTGGGCAGCACAGAGTTCTGATATTTGCACAGCATAAAGTAAAGAATTCTGTATCTCTTGTCAATGATAACTCCTCCTCCCGCATGCTGGGTTTTCTTATTTTGTAATTGTGACTCTTTATGCAGGCCCTTTTAGACATTATTGAAAAAGACTTGTTTCAAACACATATGAAAAAGTGAGTAGCACCTCCTAATTATGTGTTTATTCTTGTCAAGGCGTCCCTTTATTTCTATAGATGTCTTCATTGTGAGATATTCTGATAATGATTTAATCGCTTATGCCTGCTTCCAAGCAGTGTTACGTATTTGCGGTTGGATGGATCAGTTGAACCTGAGAAACGCTTTGAAATTGTCAAAGCTTTCAACTCTGACCCTACAATTGATGCTCTGCTGCTGACAACACATGGTAGGATCTCGTTCACTTTCTAAAGCTAAGAAAGTAACTATTTGTGACTTGAACCTTCTATTGTTGTTTTCAGTTGGTGGGCTTGGTTTGAACTTGACATCGGCTGATACCCTTGTTTTCATGGAGCATGACTGGAATCCCATGAGAGATCACCAGGTAGGGATACAGTTGGTCCTTGTTATGGCTTATATATCCTACTCATTTGAAAATATTGGATTAAGCACACACATATTTTGTATGCTTATGATGTTCCATCTACTATTACTAGTATTTTATGACAGGTTTCATAAAAGGGTTGAATGATGGTTTTTTGTGGATTGTTAATTCTCTGCTTCTTATCTTTAGAACCATCGATAGCAACAATCTAATGCTCATGTATGAAAAAGCTTGTGAATTTTGAATTACCATGTATAAAACATGAATATCGGCTTCGGCTGGTTGCGAGTGGCCATCAACAATCCCATTGTTTCTATTTCAAACCGGGCCAAAAGATAAAATAAGCCTGAATTGATTATCAACTTGACTGATATCTCTGAGCAAAAACAGGCCAACAGCTCTAGTTGGAgaaataacttataagctcggCAAattaagctcctaaacaacttataagctgtaaaaataagctccaacagcttataagctccccaaggATTGAAGAAATCCAGAAGGATCAAAATACATttcaagctctctctctctttaattttctctcactagcttataagctcaagcatccaaacactttgacaacttataagctcttgagaacttacatcttataagctcttgaaacatcttataagttgctagagcttataagctctttaaaataagcttaaccGAACATCCCCTTGCATAAGCTATTATAAATGAGAGAGAGCATTCAGGCTTTCTGATTTGATCTGAAATAGTGATGATATGACCTTGTGACACCTATTTGTCTGTGTGTTCATGAAGGAATACCAAATTTCTTGATACTGTGTCGTACCTTGTGAATTTAGAAAATGCACTTGCTATAACGTCAAGTTTTTCTCAGTGTCAttttatgaatcatgtttttgCTTGTAGTAAATAAGATAAATGCAGAACCTTCATCTGATTTTTGCAACACTTGCAGGCAATGGACAGAGCACACAGGTTAGGTCAGCGGAAAGTTGTAAATGTCCACCGCCTTATCATGCGAGGCACCTTAGAGGAGAAGGTGATGAGTCTCCAAAAGTTCAAAGTTTCAGTGGCTAATGCTGTGATAAATGCAGACAACGCGAGCATGAATACAATGAATACAGATCAGTTGCTCGATCTATTCACTTCCGCTGAAGGCCAAAAGGTATCCTGCTCAGCATTCTGTACTAGTGATATATTGCTTCGCATAATTTCCTGACTCATGAACGATCTGTTTGTTATACAGGGAGCACGAGCACCGAAATCATCAAAGGCAGGTGACGATGATGCAAAAATACTAGGCAGGGGAAAGGGACTAAAGTCAATTCTTGGCGGGCTAGAAGAACTATGGGACCAATCACAGTACACCGAAGAATACAACCTGAACCAATTTTTGGCGAAGTTGAATGGCTGAGTCGAACGCAGCGAGCTCTCGATATTTAGGAGCGGAGTATCGTCCTGACTCACGCGGCACCGGAATAAGCTGCGCAGGGTGTACAAAGTGTAAATTCTTTAAGTCGCAGCTTCAATTTTGACATTTAGGTTATAGATGTTCTCTGTGTTTTTTGTCAATTTTTTAGTTGGGTTTGGCCCATCTTAGTGCTTGCTGGGGGAAAAGCCATGAAGTAGTTTAGCTCGGGCTTTGTTGCCACCATAAGCCAATGCAAATATAGCTCAGGGGCGCTACCACATTCTGTAAATTTTGGATACTGTAAATACATTCAGATTATCCTAATTTACACTCTTTTCCCAAAAATTTTCACATTTCCGGATGTGAAAATGCTGTTGCCCCACTTTCTTTTTCCTAATTTACACACTTTCCCGAATTATTCCATtcgaggaaaaaaaaaaaatactactccctctatgccattacaaatgtcacacttttcataatgagatgtttcattacaaatgtctcattctttttttgacaatatattcacatttcttaattttcgtgccaaaagtaatgagacatttataatgggacggagagagtataaaatAATATCCTAAATAATAAAGGTATATATCTaacatatttatataaaaacacacacaaataaTAAATACTCAATTAATGATTTATAAATTtgtagtatcgaatcgaatatcatatTTGATTACTGATCGAATCAAATATTCATAATTGAATACGAATAGAATAGTTTCAATTACGAATATCAATATTTCAAATTGAATATCAAATCgagtaaaaatatttgattcatttataATTCTTATGTACAATAACTAGTAAAATTTTGCTATTATGCAGTAATATGTATAGACAGTGGCGAGAAAGGAACAACAAGGTGTGGAACAATAGATCAACCACTCCTCATGCCATCAGAAAGGTAGCTGCAGtttagtgtgcgtgtgttggccaagcggtaaggggttaatacctaaggccaaaggtcttgggttcgaatttCCTATGGCACGgccatttaatttctttatctaatattgtaaatttatcaaaaaaaaaaaaaaaggcagcTGCAGCACGTCTAGAATGGCTAGATGCACATGCACCAGCAAGGGCCGTTGCTGGAAGGGACAGACGGCTTAGCTGCGTTAGTTGGCACGACCTTCCCGATGAGTGGATGAAATGCTCTATCAATGCAGCTTTCTTTGCTTCCAAGTCGAGAACATGTGCTGCTCTTATTCTTCCAAATGTGAAAGGGGATTTTGTGGGAGCGAATGTGGTGATTATGGTGGGTTGCTTGAGAGTGGCGGAGGGGGATGCAATGTGTGTGAGGGAAGCTCTTTCTTGAATAAAGACGAGACAACTCGATCATGTGGAAATGACTGCAAATAGCAAGATGGTGGTGGACGCTTTGGAGTTTGGACTCCATGAACACTGATAGGTCTGAATTAGAATCTATCATTAAAGATTGCCGCCAGTTACTTGAGAGTATAGTGCACGTTCGTGTTTCTTATTCTAAGCGGTTGCCATTGAGGGTTGCTCATCGTTTAGCTAGAAGTGCTTGTAATTTTCCTAATGCGTATGTTTGGGATGCACCTCCGACTCATGTGGATGGTCTTCTTCATATTTCATGTGTTTGTGCTTAATAGGATCctctttttgtttttaaaaaaaataaaataattaaaagaaaaatgtaTATTGGAATAATAATCGATTATGGTCaataattatgttataattataaaaattattgtaaCTCATTGTTATCAAATAATCGTCCATTGCTAACATTTGTTGATTATAAactgaaagagaaaaaataaattgtagaAAATCATAATGAAATACGAATAACcaagcctttttttttttttttgagaaagtgAAATAACCAAGCCTTAAGTATCAACTTTTCACTTCTTTTTAATGACAATTAATTATAAACCTTATGAACaaaataattgtaaattctatttttttcaactagatttaaaagaaagaaagaaaaaacttgCATGAAATGATGAAAATATGCAATCGGGGGGAAGGCTACCTCTCCGACTCCCCTAAAACCAGTCTTTGATAGTGCATATCTTGGCCCAATCGTCTCATCGAAATTGATCTCTCTGTGAAGACGGCGTGTTGTCTGCTTCAACTTCACAATTTCAGTCAGTGATGTAAAAATCGGAAGCATTTGTCTGCCACCTCTTTTGTGTCATGTACATATTCGATGAATTGCCCCAGAGATAAAAGATGTTCAACCAAAGGCGGAATTTCATCAATCTTGCTTCCGCCGCCGCCTACTTCCACCCGTCCATCCACATTCAGGCGCGCAATCTCGTCAACGTGAAGCTCAAATGGGTAAAAGACGCCGCTCTTGATCCCGTAGTTTCTTGCGGCGTTCACCTCAAAGCTACTTGTATCCTCATCTCTCTCATAGCCTCCgcccccaatctctctctcccCATCCACCGCCTCTCCCGCCACCGCCGCCAGCTCGGCCTCCCTTCCGACCTCAAACTCTCCACCTTCATCCGTCGCTTCCCCAACATTTTCCAAGAGTTTCATCTCCCTGATTCTAGCGGTACCCCTGTTCCGTGGTACAGATTATCGCCTGAAGCGTCGGATGTTTGCTCTCAAGAACTGCGTGTTGTGTGTGAGGATTGCTACGTGGATATCTTGAACAGGCTCCGGAAACTGCTTATGCTCACGAGGGAGAGATTGCTCCCTCTGCAGACAATCGATCAGCTATGGTGGGATTTAGGGTTACCTTTCGATTTTGGGGATAAGTTTATCCGGAAGCATCCGGATTTGTTTTCGTTATGTGAAGCTGCCCGATGATCGTGTGGGATTGAAACTGCTAGTTTGGGATGATCGTTTGGCATTGTCCCATTTGGAGTCAAGGAGCTCGATTAGTTTGAGAAAGAACGAGTCTTTGATGTTTCCGATCGGATTCACAAGGGGTTTTGGGTTGAAGAAGAAGTGTATGGAGTGGTTGAATGAGTGGCAGAAGCTGCCTTACACTAGCCCGTATGCTGACGCGTCGCATTTGGATCCGAGGACGGATGTGGCCGAGAAGAGGCTTGTTGGAGTGTTTCATGAGCTTCTCCATCTCACAATACACAAGAAGATTGAGAGGAAGAATGTGAGCAACCTTCGAACGCCTCTGGCCATGCCTCAGAAGTTCACCAAGGCGTTTGAAAGGCATCCGGAGATCTTTTACATATCGAAGAAGGGCGCAACACAGACTGTTGTTCTCAGGGAGGGGTACGATCGGGGACAGCTGATTGAGAAGCACCCACTGGCTGATATTCGGGATAAGTATTCGAGCATGATGAAGAGTGGATTTTTGGATAGAAGCCGGGGAGTGTATAAGAGGGAGAGGAAGGGTTCTGAGGATGAAGTGGTGAGGGTTCCTCTTGGTGGAAGAAGAAGTAGGTTTGAGTTTGAGTTCGAGTCTGAATCAGAGGCAGATTGTAATGTGCTTTCAGAATATGAATCTGATGAAACTGGTTAGGAGTTGTAGTACTTTGCAAACTGTTTGAGCAATGGATCCTCATTTGATCTGAATATTTTATGGCATgatgcatgtgtgtgtgtgtgtgtgtgtgttttgtctGGCTGTCCTTGTATGTTAATGGTACATTGCACACAGAGTTGACCACTTCTTCTGCCTGGTATATTTTTGGAACAAGGAATCATCACCGTATGATTATTTTGATGTAAAAAGTGTTTGGATTTGGTAGGAAAGTTCTCATGATTGTCCTGTTTCTTCAAGTGAGGCTTCTGGGAAGAGAAAATATGCACCCGCCCTccaaagttttaaaaaataggAACTGCCCCTGATATTGCACTGACGTTAAATAGTTTGAAAATTTCACTATATATTTCATTGATTGTAGCATATAAAAACCGTTAGATCTTAGGAGAAACTGAACTATGATTACAAATTTACAAGTTTCACTACTGCTGATTAGAGAAACTAGAAGAGCATATACATGTTAAGAAGCTCTTATTCTGCCCTGGCATACTCTATTACTGCATATGCTAATCTATTACTGCATATGCTACATCAACTTGTGACATTTTTGCAGCTTTAGCAATTTTGGGCGTATGACACCGCTACCATGCGTGGAAATTGAAAAGCCAAAATTAGAGGAATAACGCCTGCAGTCAAGATTTTACAAGGTCAGTGAGAAGTAAAGATTTCACAAGGGATATATTGCCATTTAATTGAATATGTTGATGATGGATGAAAGCATACAGATGTTAAAAAGACCCATAACATCAagtatagaaattgattatagACTTATAGTATCTAATCTAAAAATATCTAGATTGATTGCacactaattaatagttcaagaACATGAGGCACATATGTTACCTTGAATTTGTGTCCAGGATCAATAATTTCGTTCTTTATTTCATTCTGCTACCACTCTTCTTCCTTGGGGTATGATGATGAAATGAACGTGGACTACATGTAAATTAAAACAGAGAAAAATGCATATATCAGTTAGGAAACCTCAGTTTTACACGAATGAGAGGAAAATAATGACAATTATCCAAACCTTTATCTTCTGCAAAtgaatgaaattaaattaaattaattaccCGCAACTTTGTGGAACCGACCATGAAGGTGGCTGACTTTTCCTGACATTTTCTGGTAAAGAGAGGTAACTTTTCCAGTCCTCAAGCAAGATGTTGAGATCATGAATCTTATTGTCCAAACCAGCGCAGCAATTTGCGTGCATTGTGCATACTAAATTCAAGTCTTTGCTAGGCTCACAAAACCCTCCAAAGTAAGCTGTGTCTAGAAACTTGATCTCTAATCCGATCTCCCTAATGAAAGGATTATACTTTATCTTGTTAAGTACATCCTGATCATGCTTCTTTGGATAATACTGTCGTGATTTGTACCAGAATTTATAAAACTCGATAGTCTTATTGCTTGACTTGACGTAATTGAAACCTCCATTAGGTGCATTGTTCAAGTCTGAGGGGTTCCCCCTAAAACTATCGCATGAAATCTGGAAGTCGGTATCCAGTGTAAAAATGTGGAAATGGATTTCTTAACCACATGATATCTGCATCCTGCACCATTATGAACCTCATGGCTCTTAGTCTAATACTTGATTTAACATGCATTTAAATTTGGAAATAGTAAAAAGTATATGAATGGTACGTGCACTAGTAAGAGATGGAAGATACCGTGAAAACGAAATTGTATCCCATCTCAAGAACACTTCGTAGGAAATCAACCCTTCTCCACATCATCTTTAAGTAGCCTGGAGTCATGAAATGTGcctcaccagagaagtcaaCATCTTCTGTTGTTAGATTATAGCAGTTCAACTGTGGAGTACTTAAACAGTAATCAAAAGCCTTCTTGTCCAGAGCAACGACCACCAAATGTTTAAGAAGCCCGAGTGTCTGATTCCCGATTCTGAAGCTCTTAAGAAAGAGATCAAATATTGAATCTGGTTCGATCCATGCTTCGTTTAAGGTTGTTATAATCACCGTTCTGTCAGGCATGGATGCCCTTTTCAATACATGAACTAACCCCAGCCCTCCACTCCCCTGAGAAGGCATATAGTAGAGGTGTTTCACAATTGTTATTCCCATTCATAAAAGGTAAATACTGAATACACATCAACTGTTTCCTAACAATTTGGTGGAACTACTAAATCTTTATCAGTGTCATATATTCGTAGCACATCACATAACCATTGCATGCACTATATGAAAAAGTTAAAGGCGTTTGAATTACTTACTGGAGTGGTGCAGGTTTTTGCACGACAGAAGGAGAACGAGGAGATGGATCTGGTGAGTAACTGGATAGGGCTTGTAGAGGATTGATAGAACGCGAGGCATGTGAGAGTAACCAGAGTGAACCATA comes from Salvia miltiorrhiza cultivar Shanhuang (shh) chromosome 3, IMPLAD_Smil_shh, whole genome shotgun sequence and encodes:
- the LOC131014979 gene encoding TATA-binding protein-associated factor BTAF1 isoform X3 → MDGDGVWPFQTFVEQLLVDMFDPVWEVRHGSIMALREILTYQGASAGILMPEASSRSPSVSNLKVEDDDTTMKREREIDLNLQVPLDESEPILKKPKIEDAAFPISDSSNADPEVCMNVDEEGPTLPTGANGEVDINFVKVETQSGIGSACHSTNDATEVKDSTEGNESLEKMDILKNLTQNCELLNFVKDARNSWLRNCEFLQDCAIRFLCLLSLDRFGDYVSDQVVAPVRETCAQALGAVLKYMPPTLVRETLNILLQMQRRPEWEIRHGSLLGIKYLVAVRQEMLHDLLGSVLPACKTGLEDPDDDVRAVAAEALIPTSAAIASLKGPVLHCIIMLLWDILLDLDDLSPSTSSVMNLLAEIYSQEEMIPKTFGTLGSKEKPELDLNEIDLTDDLQEGMGSLENPYMLSTLAPRLWPFMRHSITSVRLSAIRTLERLLEAGYRRSITDESSSFWPSFIVGDTLRIVFQNLLLESNEEILLCSERVWHLLTKCAVEDLENAVKLYFSLWIELATTPYGSLLDATKMFWPVALPRKSHVKAAAKMRAAMLESENQKNKALESTESMSIERNGDASASSTKIFVGADLDISVTYTRVLTAAALGLMASKLNGPSLHHVFDPLWQGLTSLSGVQRQVVSMVLISWFKELKDISKADEVIAGISSKFRLCLLDLLTCSNHAYPTKDSLLPYAELSRTYSKMRNEASQLYTATESSGLYSDLLSSIEVDIQSLTADDALSFASKLTFTGNGISEVEFDGRNLFEELESLKQKLLTTSGYLKCVQNNLHLTVSALLAAAVVWMSELPAKLNPIILPIMSSIKREQEEILQNKAAESLAELIYHCIGRKPSPNDKLIKNLCTFACMDPCETPQAGALSSVELIEDHDLLAFGSSSGRHRSKVNMLPAGEDRSKAEGYISRRGSELALKYLCMRFGGSLFDKLPKIWHCLVEVLKPCNHECLTPEDEKLIDQSINSVKDPQILINNIQVIRSIAPSLEASLRLKILTLLPCIFRCVRHSHIAVRLAASRCITAMAKSMTLDVMAPLIENVVPMLGDMSSVHARQGAGMLVSLLVHGLGLELVPYAPLLVVPLLRCMSDCDHSVRQSVTHSFAALVPLLPLARGVSPPVGLTDRLSKNKEDAQFLEQLVDNSHIDDFKLPFELKVTLRRYQQEGINWLAFLRRFNLHGILCDDMGLGKTLQSSAIVASDIAEHVAANKGEDLPPSLIICPSTLVGHWVYEIEKFIDPSLLTTLQYIGSAQERSSLRPQFSKHNAIVTSYDVVRKDIDHLKQFFWNYCVLDEGHIIKNSKSKVTVAVKQIKAKHRLILSGTPIQNNVLDLWSLFDFLMPGFLGTERQFQATYGKPLLAARDPKCSAKDAEAGVLAMEALHKQVMPFLLRRTKDEVLSDLPEKIIQDRYCDLSPVQLKLYEQFSGSHVRKEISNIVTENEDAGAAPKASSHVFQALQYLLKLCSHPLLVVGERIPDSLLPVLSELVPANSDIASELHKLYHSPKLVALQEIMEECGIGVDASNSEGAITVGQHRVLIFAQHKALLDIIEKDLFQTHMKNVTYLRLDGSVEPEKRFEIVKAFNSDPTIDALLLTTHVGGLGLNLTSADTLVFMEHDWNPMRDHQAMDRAHRLGQRKVVNVHRLIMRGTLEEKVMSLQKFKVSVANAVINADNASMNTMNTDQLLDLFTSAEGQKGARAPKSSKAGDDDAKILGRGKGLKSILGGLEELWDQSQYTEEYNLNQFLAKLNG